TTGTGTGCTTCAGATCTTCAGTGTCTCGTGCCTAGGGCCTGGTGCTCCCTCAGGCGATGATGATCTCATCAGATCTGCCAAGCTAAAGCAGGCTTGGGCCAGTTCAGTACTTCACTTCAGTGGGGATGAAAACCCCCAAGGAGCTGCAGAAAGTAGTATTAGTGATTCAGTACATTGCATTATTCCTGCTGACCGGTGCCCAGGGGTTATAGTAGAACTGTGCTGCTAGAATTGTTGTCTCTTGACTAAGCTATCAAACAAACCTGCCCGCTTGTGGGTGTTAAAAAACCTGGTGGCACATTTCACAAGATAGTGTATGGACCCTGGTGTTCTGGCCAGATTCCTCCTGCGGTGTCATGTCTTCTTTCCCTGGAAGCAACTCAATATTTAATGCTGCATTTCCGAAGGCTGTGAATATTAGCTCCTTTTTGAAAGGAACTTGTAATAGACAAAGTactataaaatgttaaatattgttAAGATTTGGGTCTGTTCTTGAGTGATGCAAACTAGGATTCCAGCAACCAGAACATTTGCTTATTTGCCTTTTTAACAATATGgagttttaaaaatccatttccctctccctgtttcaCAGAAGCTATTTGGAAGGCAGCCTTCTAGCTAGTGGTGCATTGCTGGGAGCAGAAGAACTGAGCAGATATTTCCCTGATCGGAGCATTGGGATATTTGTGGCCACCTGGAACATGCAAGGCCGGAAGGTGGGTACATGAATCTCCTGAATTTGGCTCTTGGCGGTGCATGTTTCCCCCTGTGTTTGTTAAACGGACTAGCGCCACTGCTTCTTGCGAAATTGTCACTTTCAATATAGTTATGATGTTGATCCTCATCTGCCTGAGTAGCTTAGTCTCTGTGTCCTTGGATCCTCTTGCACATGCTCAGTTGAGTAGACGTGACCGTTGTAATGGTGAAATTCTGTGAGCTGTAGTATTTGGTAAATAGAGAGCAGGAAGCGGGGAGCTGCCGCTTTTTTGTTAGTATTGTGAGTGCTCCCTAGGGCCTCAGTTAGGATTGGGGCCCTATTAATCTGTGTGATGCACCATTGCTTATGGAGAGAATGTTTTTGAAGGGGAACATAATCATAACTACATCTCTGCACAGCAGAGAAACCTGAGATTGCTGCAGCCAAGTGACTTAGGGACAGaaccagagagagactgaggaaCACTAGGTGAGTTCAAAGGGGGATGCAGGTGCTTGGCACCTCTTGGGATCAGGACCTTAAAGAGGTCTGTATATTAGCCTCTAAACTCTTCTTAAATAAATATCtgagagaaattaaaaatacacaCTAGGCCACGGCATTCATCGTGTGGCCATGACCAAAACGCTTTACCccctctgggtctcagtttccaTATCTACCGCCTGGGTACAGTGATGCTTAGTGATGGGGCAGGGAGGTTATTAGACTTGATTAATGTTGAGCGTCTCAGATCTAAAATGCGatgtaagtgcaaaatattagcAGTGGTCGTAAATGATTTATTAACTCATTAAGCTTGAAGCTTTTCTGgattttccctcccctccttttcCAAATGCTAGCATAACAGACGCTGTgcatctcttccttttttttgcaGGAACTTCCAGAGAATCTGGATGACTTCTTGTTCCCATCGGATCCTGACTATGCCCAGGACATGTATGTTATTGGCGTTCAAGAAGGCTGTCCAGACAGGTAGCAGAAACAGCGTAATGAAGAGCCACCCTTGTCACTTGCTAATcactgctggttttttttttctttttaaattagttttcaaTACACCAAAAAACGGAATAGACTTGCCCTTGTgctttatttatatttcataaaTCTGTGAATTCGTCAGTATGAGGAGAAAACGAGTTCTAGGGGGTGTCTTTATTTATCCTCATAGTACCCTAACCGCCTGTCATCACCCAAAGTTTGGGCTTGGTACTCCTCTCACTGAGGGCAATAGCAAAActctcttgatttcagtggaaacctCCAGCGCTGCTGGTGACTTGGGTGACCGTAAGCAGGTTAGCTTCCCAGGGCACTGCGAGGCGTCAGGCTGGATGTAAGGTGCTGTGGATGTGCATTCATTCTTAGCATCCTGCCAAGGGTTTCAGATCCTTTTGGCAGTTCTGTGATCTACTGATATGTAAAACTATGTCCGAGTAAAGCTGCTGCATGCAACCGACAAGGTGCCTCCTCTGTTTGCCTATAGGTTTTATAGTCCTCAATTTAAAAAGCTGTTTGTCTTCAGATCAGCCCAGTGCGCCATTGTTTTGGCAGAGGAGGTACCCTTATATGGTAGCGGTTGCTGCACGCTCACACTGCTGGTTTCCCCCCACTGCCTGCTCATTCCAttgtcttcctcatcaccatcaccttcacCTTCCTCCTCATCACCAGTGggcatcattctggcacctcccaagggctacatctctctctcctactgcccACAGGCTGACAACTCTTCCCCTCCACCTTGTCCTGTAGTTGTGATGTAGCCATGGTGCTTTTGTTGTCTCCCATAGAAGAGCATGGGAGATCCGTCTGCAGGAGACACTGGGGCCCCATTATGTCATGCTGTACTCAGCTGCACATGGAGTTCTCTACATGTCGGTGTTCATAAGAAGAGACCTCATCTGGTTCTGCTCAGGTACGTTGTTAATTAAGCGCTGGAGATTACAAAGAGGGAAAAATTGCGCTGTCACTGTGTGGGACAGGGAGGCTTGTAATGGTGGGTGGAAACCTCAGAGAGTGGCATCAGTTAAAGGTATAAATTCCCCTTACCTGCTGAAAGTGTCTGTGATGCCCAAACTCTGATCAGCAGCCTGCCATGCCAAATAGGACCAGGCCTTTTGAGAGCTCCAGGGGGGTTGTGAGCGCTAAGCACCTCTTGGGAGCAGGgtaacctatgtatttattatgaACCACAAGCCAGAGGGGATGGCTTTCAGGACTAAGCCTCTGGACTCCCTTCAGGGTTGGTGCATCCTTTCATCCTTCTGAAGGCTAGACTCCCAGATAGACAAGCTGAGTGACATTTGTTTTGCTGCATCTCTCTCGCAGATGGCACCTTGATACCAGAGGTCTTGTCTGTGCCACGTGGACCTTCACAAACCTATGGCACTTGCTAGGTGTTTTCCCTACATCCTGAGCCAGAATATTCCCCCACTCCACGGTTGTGTGGTGGTGTGTGTTCCTGGTaactgcctggctgggcccctgccGGAGGGCGGGTGTATTGCAATGATGCTGGGCATGTACAGTTTGTAAAGTGAGCTGGGATCCTCGGAGCACTATCAAACAATGCAGCAGTCTGATTAAatgactgccccctcctcccttcccgtCCTCTTTCCTCCCCACAATGCAGTTTCAATGGGCTtcctgtagcagcagcagcagcttctctttcccttctccctaCAGAGGTGGAATATGCCACTGTGACCACTCGCATTGTGTCTCAGATCAAAACCAAGGGAGCCCTGGGAATCTGCTTCACGTTCTTTGGGACTTCGTTCCTCTTCATCACGTCCCATTTCACATGTGAGTCAGTTACTTACTTAACACAAATGTCCTGCTTGCGGGGGGAAATTGCTTCACTTGGCTTACAAGATTCATGTGCCCATTTGCTGTATTACTTACTGCTCTAAGGCGGACTCTGACATGGAGCGTCTGTGTTTTGCTCTTCACACTGGTAAAGTGTATGAATTCCTTATTTTAATCTACTCTTTGCCATAGCGCACCCCACCATTTAAGCTGTGAGCAAACCCAGTGTGGAATGAACTCCTTGTTGGCATGTCTGAACTACTGCTTCTGCCTTCACTGCGTTTCTGAGATCTGAGCCTTTCCCTCTAACCACGCAGCTAAAACCCTCCTCTTCTGGCTTTATTACTGTAAGCTCCTCTGTGGTCTTCCAAcactccctctgccccctccagttCATACAGAGAACAGCTGCTAAAATCCTCTCCTGCCTCTCATTCCATCCCACCTGCTTTGAATCCCTCCAGTGACTCCTTTCTTCTCCATTGCATCAAATTCAGGCTCCTTGTTTTTGAGGCTGCTGCTCCTCATCTATCTCCCCTTGTCTCTCATCATTTTGTCCCATTCCTATCTCCTCTGCTTTGCCAGTGATGCCAGGCTTATCCCCATTTGTCCAGCTCTCCCACACCTGTCTCCTTCCACACTCTTCCCTACATAGAGAATGAAGGCTGGTCTACAAAGtgactcccctcccctcatttaAATCTCTTCTGAAGATCACTCCTACCGACTAGGTCACCTCCATGAACATTACATTAATGGATCCTGAGAGTTAACTGCTCCTTCATGCAGAGGGGTGGTGATCCATAAGGACACTGGATTTGAAGTTGAGGATTGCAGGGTTGGGAAGTATGAGGGAAGGGAAGTCACAAACCAAACATCTACTGACACACCAAATGCTCTGTATGTTGtgtcccctttccccatccctcaccTGTTGCTGCCTTTTTAGTTTGTActctcttcagggtagggaccaTCTCATCCTACATGTTTAGAAAGTGCCCAACACATTTTGGACTCTGCCACAATCATTCTACATAATAATGATCCATGGTGATTGAATTCAAATTCTGCACAAAATCTCCATCTTTCCACATGAATTTGCAGTGTTTATGCATCTCTCTTTCAGCCGGGGATGGTAAAGTATATGAGAGGATACTGGACTACAGTAAAACCATCCAAGCACTTGCACTTCCCAAGAACGTCCCAGATACAAATCCCTATCGATCCAGCCCTTGTGAGTAACTTGATGTGAACAGAATCCATGTCTCTGGGCGTGTGTATGCGTGCGCCTGCACGGCTAGTGGAAGGATTTGTGGGTTAACTTGCTGCTCCACCCCAAAGCAGAAATGGGGCTGATGGCCTGTCTTACTTGGCTTTGCAGCCGATGTCACAACTCGGTTCGACGAGGTGTTCTGGTTTGGAGACTTCAATTTCCGACTAAACAAGGATCGTGAGAGCGTGGAATCAATCCTGAACCAGCATCTAGAAAAAGATATGTCCAAGCTACTGCAGTATGACCAGCTCATTAAAGAAATGAATGATGGTAAGGGACTTGCTGCCTTCCCCTCTACTCCTAGTCCCCACTGACTGGAGATTTCCAAGCATGTGAATGtctgggcctgctaaacccagggttgtgagttcaatccttgagggggccacttagggatctggggcaaaaatcagtatttggtcctgctagtgaaggcagggggctggactcgatgacctttcagggtcccttccagttctatgagttaggtatatctccatatatttactTCTTGGATAGCCTCTGAAATAAGTGAGGGCGTTGTCTCTGGAAAGGGAAAGCCAATAGCTTTCAAATCTAAATGACACTTCAAAGGAGGGGAGTAGGAATGTGAATTCTTGGGTTCTGCCTGACATGCCACATGCTCCTGCCAAGGTAGTCAATTATTATGAATCATGTCTATTATGGCAGAGCCTACGGGCCAGCCAagactgggccccattgtgccaggtgctgcacaaacacagggtAAAAGATGgtccttccccaaagagtttacagtctaaacagacaagagaaaCGCAGGGCAGAACACAcaagtgaacaatgtgatggcagcaaatgccATGTTAATTCCAtcacctgggtcctagtgcccctgGAGTTGGGGGGAGTCTCCCCTGCACTTAGGTGGGGTGTGGTTTGCCTCTGTTTACTGCTCTGTAAACTGGAGATAATTCCCACCTGTCTCACAGGGGTGCTTAGAGCTGATTGATTTGCAAAGCATGCAGAGGGTTTCAATGGAAGGTACCATAAACATGCCAAGGATTAGTTCTCCAGTCTTTTAAATGTTCCCTTATAGATTCACCCTTAATCTGAACAGACTTTAGCTAACCCCCCTGTTTGAGTCCGGTTTTGTAGTCCTGTGTGTTGCTGGGTTAGTTTCTAGCTGTGATTGCcatgctgcttttaaaatgtgtgttgtaAATGCCCAGATGCTGTTATGCTCGGTTACGAGGGAAGAATCACTTTGTTCTTCatgctgcctccccttcccctgcaggggcTATTTTCAAAGGGTTCCAGGAGGCCACCATTCATTTCCGCCCTTCCTATAAGTTCGATATAGGGCAGGATTGCTACGACACCACTTCCAAGCAGAGGACGCCTTCGTACACGGTACTGGGTTACTTATAAACATGCTTCTGGGGCGGGAATGGACTAACAATCCTCCTTCGCCACTGTAACGGGTTCCCTACTCGTGGCGGGGGCTCCTCCTCCTGACTGCATCTGGGAAATAGCTCTGTGTGGTGTGACGCCCTTCCGGCCGCTCGTGTGGCCCCTCTCATGCTCCAGGAGTTGCAGTGCTGCCTCTTTATGGcttggccctccggccaggtcactagagtttcccttctggggtatcaGTCTCACTGGACTGGTGGACCGGCTATCATTCCCAGCAGTCCTCCAATTCAAGActatgccacttccccagtgtaggatgggggaacctgggcccaggCACTACTCTGGGTTCTAGCTCAGGGACCCTCGAATCAGCGGCCACGGTCTGTACCATCCAAAACCTTGCTGCTATTTCCTTGGGCCATTTCCTGCTCCACCTCTACCAGGCTTCCGCTTCACCGCCGTTCTGGGTAAACCCTGACTTCATGGCCAGGGCTTCTACTCTCCCCCGggtctcttcctttccctctgtcAGCCCAGAGTGACTGCAGGCTTCCTGGCCTTATGCCAGCCCCGCCTGCTCCTGCCTAGCTGGGCTTCAGCCTCTCTGTGTTTGCTTGTCAAGCCTAGCTCTCCTTCACCCCTCTGAGCCATATGGACACTTtccaggctagtgtggggtgaacatcccatcacagctGGATAGCAGTTCTCTAAGGGAGGAAATCCACCTATCATGGGGGACTGATGGGATGCCCTTCCCATCGCCGTGCGTCTACCTGATCAAACAGCCATGCTGGGAACTTCCACGTCATCCTAAGCAGAGTGGTGCatagggggtggggtaggggaaggGTCACTGGCTGCTCAAATACATGGATCTAGGcgccccagtcccctgccagaTAGCAGGTGAGATGTGGCAGGGACAGCTATCCCTCTTTGAGTCCAGAGGGTCAGCCATGGAAGCTCATCAAGAGGGAATTCTCACCCACACATAGAGCTGTATGCAAAACAGATCCTTGGCTTCGCAGTGCCAGATATTTATGCTTCAGTGTGCTGCCTCCATCCCAGGGTGCTAGGACAGGGGAGAATGAGTCCTACACAGGGCTCTGAGTTCCTTTGATTGCAAGGCACTTCTAAAAGTGGAGGGTTTTAAATTAACCTGTGTCTTTAGCGAACAAATGTTTCTCTCCAGGGCAGATAAGGAAAGGGGAATGACCAtctgcttccttccttctttctctctcggCCTCCCAGGATCGAGTGATCTACAGGAGCCGTCACAAGGATGACATCCACGCAGTGAAGTACTCCTCCTGTTCCGTGGTCAAAACGTCAGACCACAGGCCAGTGTATGGGCTGTTCCGGGTGAAAGTGAGGCCCGGCAGAGACAAGTCAGTGACCTGTTTGTGCATCTACGCATGCGATCAGGCTGCAGTGATTTCCTAGGACATGTTTCCAGTCAGGAATTTGTGGCTTATGTTGTCACGAGAGCTCCTGAGATGGAATGAATCCCCTGTAACTCACTGCAGTGTATTTGCTCTCTGTGTAATGTTTGGCCCCAGCGctgaaaacaataaaaagcaTTTAACCCAGCCTGGCCAAAGCAGAATCCCTCCTGCTAGTCCTCTTGGTCCTTCTGAGGGATAACTTGAGTCCAGTGCATTTACCACGTAGGCATGCTCACCTGAGAGACAGCTCTCATTGCCCTTTTTCAAGGAAATAGGGGGGctgcccttttccccctccccagaagtGGTTGTGTTTCAGTAGAGCTGTATGTATACAGCTTACTAAGCACCTTGGGATCCTTTAGGATTCATAACCCTAGAGAAATGTAAATAGAAATCAGTCTCTAACATTTTAACAGCTTGTAAACATTAGTTGGTTTGAATCCACGAAGCTGGCGAGTTTCATGCCCAAGTAATTCAAAATGTAAAAGAATCTATAAATTAGAAACCAGTGCTGACTGGGTGTTTGGGAAGTCAGTGCTGTTTGCTCGGTTTCAGATGTGGGTGGGGTTGTGCCTGTCCACCCCCTGAGCTCAATGTTGTGTTGTGGGTGTAATATGACCATGTCAACATGATAAACACAGAGATGTTGCTGATTCCATGAAGGCAGACAGGCTTGGTGCATTGCTCCCATTCTTCTGCTCCCTGGCGACGGGATGGGAGGTAACGTATGGgctcaggaggaagaggagagcttTCCGACTCTGCATAAGTAAACTCTCCATCTTAGCCTGAGCGGAAGAACTGGGACGAGCTGTGGAGTGACTTTTCTTGGAAGTGAGAGAACGAGACTAGCAGGACCAGTTCATAGTTAAAAGAAACAATAAAGGTTTGGTTAGCTGTTTGACTGACAGTCATATGCTTAAGggcccagggctgacagcagcTTCCTCATGTATGTCTCCCATTAATACTGGAAGTTTCATGCTCCGTTTGAGGGGATGTTTTCCTTTTACTACTCAATCTAGCCTCTCCAAACAAGCCTAACTTGCTGCGACGGTAGAGAAACACTTAGTTTCACTTAATGTTAGAGCAACAGCCAGGTGCCTTAGTGCGAGAGAAAATGGAAAAGTTCATTCTTGCTGCTGTTGGGTCCTACACTAATCATGGAGCTCTAAGCCAATGTAAGTTGTGCGCGTTGCACAAATCTAACAGCTTTTCTTTATATTGTAGCATCCCCCTTGCTGCAGGGCAGTTTGACAGAGAACTTTATTTAATCGGAATAAAGAGACGAATTACAAGGGAACTTCAGAAGCGGCAGGAGATAAAGGACCAAAAATCCAGCAGCGTCTGTACTGTTTCCTGACCTTAAAGCCCAGCAACAAGCTTGTAAATGGTGCCCTAAAGGAGGACTTCAGACCCAGGCAAAGAGGACTTGATTCCATGGCTGCAGAGGTACAGCTCAAGAGGAAGGGGTCTTGGTTTGAGCACCAGCATGAGAGTGGATGTGGCCTGTACCACATGTCTTAAACTTCAGCTCTCACATTTCATTTGCATGAGCTAATCCAAGGAACTTGAGTGCTTTTGCTGAAGAGGAAGGCAGTAAATATTCAGAACAGATGCTCCTGCTTATTCAATCAGGTCACTTTTAGCAACACTTCCTTTGCAAGCAGCAGGATGCAGCTAGGTGGCAGCGTTGGCCATACCAAAGACAAGATGCCCCATTGGGTGCATTGTATTCTGAGTGGTTACTCAAGGACATTTTTCAAAAAGGAGACAATTGTGGTTCCATCTGTTTTATTCAGTCTGTTCTGGATACTTGCTTTGTAAGTATCCATCTCAGGAGGGCATTGATGTCAGCTGTTTATTTCTTTACATATAGCCAAATGTACAGTATTCTGTAAAATACCGAAGGGGACCAACGAGAGAACCTGAGCAGTCTCTCCCAGCTTGATGCTTGCTCATCATAGTTTTGCTGTTGTGGGCCACTGCAGCAAGATCTGTATGGATGTACAGTAATCAAGGTGCATTTGAGACGgccttttaattatttattttgactACTTCTGTTGTTGCTAAGGGTGCATATTAATCTCTCAAACCAGCACACGTCCTTGGATAAAGTCAGACTTTCTGAACCAATGTTGATATTGTAATTTATGGATCCTCTGCAGGAGAGATCCAGTTTCTACTTCAGTGAGAAATTGGCCACAAGCTTGCAGCAGCAAGAGACGCTGCAGTTAAAATCAGTGGCCTCGGTGGCGTTAATGTGTAAAAATCTAGCAAAAAGTGATTTACTCTAGAAGTAAAGACAGCACTAAAGAAAGCTACtttggggtggggaaaaaaatctgttttgaccTTTGGGAGATATTCAGAGCAAGAACCAGGACTCAGAAGAACTCAGTTCTGTTCTTTCTCTGATTCTCAGTTTGGAGAAGTTCTGTCCCCCCTGTGGTTGTTTCCCAGTCCGCAAAATGTGGAGAATTTCTCTCTCTAATGGGCCTTTTTCTGGAGATAAAGGCACTCTAAGTGTCAAGTATTACAATGGTAAAATGTACATGACAGTTAATACTGTAAAACTTCTCATGGGCATACCTTGCTTGAATCATTAGCTAAAGTTAACACTTTTTAAACCACATTACTACTGAAAATACAAAGCAAATGGTTTGGAGGAAGCTCCACTGTAATTAGGTGTTTGGCAATCACCTACTTCCACAAAAAAAACTTTGGATGAAAAGATATTTTAGAACACGAACAATATTGTGATCATTCCCAACTCTGAGAAGAAAACCTATGAGAAGTGCTACTGTTCATTGGTAATAAATCAATCATCTTTtcatgttttaaacaaaaattctgctctcagtaatCATGTATCAATCCCTCCTTGAGCAAAACTTTCATCGTGGTATCTGAGGGTAGAATTGTTATATGTGTAGGAGAGAAAATAAGAATTGGCTGCTTTATGGAAGGAacatagggctcaatcctgcaaggtgctgagcacaccAGCCTTGATCCAGCAAGACTGAAGtctgtgggactactcacatgcttaaagttgagcatgtgcttaagtgctttgctcgaCTGACCTGAGCACCTTATGGGCCTGAGTCCTTAATGTGTCTCCCCatcccctttaaaaaacaaatcagattttggtttaagtgatatTTTCATACCGTAAACAGAGCCTAGAAATTAAATTATAAAGAAAAGTCCAACTTTCTGTGTTTTCAGCATTTTCGTATTAAAGCACCTGTTAGTGTGTTTTCTGTCCCAAgttctttttacaaataaaatgaggAGCAGATTTTACGCAAATGGCATGGTTTCTAAATTAAGCTTGTTACTGAGAGGTAGTTTTCTTGTGGGAACAATACTGAGCTAGAAAAGGGACCTGCTGCCATGTGCCATAAATCCTTTGCTGGGCGAGTGAAGGTCCCTGTGTAGGTGCAGTCGTGACAATATGCATAGCCCTAAGCCTATGGAACCCTGCACATGCTTGgataaatagcccccagagcctctGTGAATTTAAAGCCATCTCGGTCTGTGCACAGGACAGATCCAGCCATCAGTCTgagctttttctttttggttcctttaataaaaaaaaaaagccctcaaaacaaaacagtgcACCTTAAGCTAGAGCCAGCTTTGTTGCTTAGCAACAGCAGAGCCGCATTCTAGTCAAAGCTGTGACGTGCGCTTACTGGCTGGGTGGCCTGGGGCAAATCCTGTCCTCTTTCCTCAGCTGTAAAGTGGGACCCAAGCTTCTTGCTGGCCTTACGAAGTGGTAATGAAGTGCTTTTAAACTAATCCATAAACTATCCATTTACCAAAGCAGTCTAGAAATCCATTAGAGTTGATAACTTTCGAAACGTCATAGTCACTTTGCTCACTTACTAATCacacccattcatttcaatgtctTTATTTGTTTCCAGGACAAAGCTGTCTGTTGTAAAACATACCCTGGGTTCAAaaagcagctgcattttgttaGTATTAACAGCACCACTTTGCCTGTTCTCTGCTCCAGGAGCACGCACAACTTCCACTCCCATGAATGGATGTGTGTGTAGCTAGTAGCTGCCTCTGAACCTTCTGCTCAGTTTGATCACTTATGCATAGTCATTTAATGGCAGCACTAAACAAACAGTTTCACTATTTATGCCTAGAAAGGTCAGAAATGTGTATATAACTGAATATTACATCTCACCTGTCAAAGGTGATGGGTTCTTGTGTGCCTGAGAAACAGGTCACTAAACCCTGTGACTGGTGGTATTCTTATATGGATTTCTTCTTATGGGCTTTTAGTACGAACCAATTACCTTCAAGATTAAGCTCTTTATACAAATCATTGTCTGTTTGCTGCCAACATTTAATTCAGCTTAATCTTTCCTTGGGAAATAAACAGTTATCAGGGTAAATGGCATTTCTGTTTGCAAGAAACCATTAGTTGCACTTAAGGTTCAACCTAACTTCAAGTGAGCTCTGTGTGGCCAAGTATCTACCACCCCACACCCTTTACAGAGAGGATCTGCCTGACAGCACAACACTTGATGGAAAGCTGTAAGTATGTTATCCATGATATGTCTTAACGAGAACATGCATCAATCTTGTTCAGATTATTGAAGGTATTTTACAATAGCAgccaatatttacattttaaaattaacaaagtATAAACTCAGAACTTTGTCATGAGGACAGATTATTCTAGTGCCCTCCGTTCAACTTGATTACAGTTTTATATATCCTCTGGACTAAGAAGCATCACATTAGCACCTTACTTTAGCAGTACTTGTAACAATCCTCCCCAAGTGACAATATTACTACTCACAGTCTACAAGATTGGAGGACAACTGACTTATGAAGTGTAACTCCACCTAAATCTATTCCTTTAGTAAGGAGTACAACACATTTTGGGCTACAACCACCAATGCGCATACTTATGAAGAAAAAGTAACATGAACACACTTCCCTTGCAATACTGGATATTTAAAGCAAGTGGTAACTGTAAGATCTTGGCTAATTGATCAATACGTGTAGCCCTTTCACCTGTAGTGGTTAGGTTTGCTTTGCCACACTGCTATTCAAGGTGCCAAGAGAAAGGCctacacacacagccttctgtgGTAGGCAGAAGAATTTATTGATGGCCAAAGTGCTCATTCAGAGCTGGGACCGGTCTGTAAACCTATATTAACATGAACACTTCACATTCTGAACACCTGAAGCCGTCTCAGCTACAAGAAAAGTTCCATATTTACATCATgtgcatgtaaatattttttgcatTGACATAATCCAAAGAACAATATGTATAAAAAAGGTAAGTCTCCTGTTCTAGACAGCATTTGCTGCTTTATCGAAAAAGCCGATACATCCTAGGTAGCCGCCCGTCCTTACTAGACAGTGCTCCTTGAATGTGTTCATACGTAGGTAATTCCGTCAAGTCACCCAGTGCAGCCACTGCCGGTTTGTTACGAAGCATTTTCGCAACCACCCTCTTGATGTCATTGGGTTTCACGTTACCTGCAGACGATGACAACAAGAGctatttcaaatgcattttaaacAGAGATCGAAGCTTTGCCCTGGAGGCTGAATAATATCATCATGCCGGATCTATACTTGGAATGCCTGCattttaatcccagctctgacaaacTGTGTGTCAGATTTCTCCTTCTGTTAAACAGAAGCACCGAGCTAGCTTGCAAATAGTTGTGAGGGTTACTT
The sequence above is drawn from the Trachemys scripta elegans isolate TJP31775 chromosome 17, CAS_Tse_1.0, whole genome shotgun sequence genome and encodes:
- the INPP5E gene encoding phosphatidylinositol polyphosphate 5-phosphatase type IV isoform X2; its protein translation is MNPPNGFSPHAVACITSSTEGRVLQDQQVKKAGGAMRKEAGDSRVLALEDHPDIESFLNDTLRFPPDEIKPNMKIKSVTPKPPRKPRMARASSLDEKSWRRRRVFRTSQENLIDPSETSSSNGSLQESSLSPPTRSRVVLNGGQRSLHNLQDASEPSPYGKNEGSISDSEKQVSEVPSVSVGLMQGKEISGSKPRLAKITPPRPLPPLELSVASHVLRTTNRIDSDYMDYQHYSQSRFERLSSSLSDTGLHNSGMVCDSCSTDSMKSTFSLLTPLRAKDVRNRSYLEGSLLASGALLGAEELSRYFPDRSIGIFVATWNMQGRKELPENLDDFLFPSDPDYAQDMYVIGVQEGCPDRRAWEIRLQETLGPHYVMLYSAAHGVLYMSVFIRRDLIWFCSEVEYATVTTRIVSQIKTKGALGICFTFFGTSFLFITSHFTSGDGKVYERILDYSKTIQALALPKNVPDTNPYRSSPSDVTTRFDEVFWFGDFNFRLNKDRESVESILNQHLEKDMSKLLQYDQLIKEMNDGAIFKGFQEATIHFRPSYKFDIGQDCYDTTSKQRTPSYTHPPCCRAV
- the INPP5E gene encoding phosphatidylinositol polyphosphate 5-phosphatase type IV isoform X1, giving the protein MNPPNGFSPHAVACITSSTEGRVLQDQQVKKAGGAMRKEAGDSRVLALEDHPDIESFLNDTLRFPPDEIKPNMKIKSVTPKPPRKPRMARASSLDEKSWRRRRVFRTSQENLIDPSETSSSNGSLQESSLSPPTRSRVVLNGGQRSLHNLQDASEPSPYGKNEGSISDSEKQVSEVPSVSVGLMQGKEISGSKPRLAKITPPRPLPPLELSVASHVLRTTNRIDSDYMDYQHYSQSRFERLSSSLSDTGLHNSGMVCDSCSTDSMKSTFSLLTPLRAKDVRNRSYLEGSLLASGALLGAEELSRYFPDRSIGIFVATWNMQGRKELPENLDDFLFPSDPDYAQDMYVIGVQEGCPDRRAWEIRLQETLGPHYVMLYSAAHGVLYMSVFIRRDLIWFCSEVEYATVTTRIVSQIKTKGALGICFTFFGTSFLFITSHFTSGDGKVYERILDYSKTIQALALPKNVPDTNPYRSSPSDVTTRFDEVFWFGDFNFRLNKDRESVESILNQHLEKDMSKLLQYDQLIKEMNDGAIFKGFQEATIHFRPSYKFDIGQDCYDTTSKQRTPSYTDRVIYRSRHKDDIHAVKYSSCSVVKTSDHRPVYGLFRVKVRPGRDNIPLAAGQFDRELYLIGIKRRITRELQKRQEIKDQKSSSVCTVS